A stretch of Apis cerana isolate GH-2021 linkage group LG1, AcerK_1.0, whole genome shotgun sequence DNA encodes these proteins:
- the LOC107992768 gene encoding probable phosphorylase b kinase regulatory subunit alpha isoform X2 — protein MRSRSNSGVRLDYYQRIVHKIIMKHQNAVTGLFPASPENNHAWVRDNVYCILAVWGLSMAYKKIADADEDRAKTYELEQSCVKLMRGLLMAMMQQKEKVEQFKSSQNPCDALHAKYSSVNGQTVVGDTEWGHLQIDAISLYLLILAQMTASGLQIVFNLDEVAFIQNLVFYIESAYCTPDYGIWERGDKTNHGLPELNASSIGMAKAAMEAMNELDLFGARGGPTSVIHVLADEAQKCQAVLQSMLPRESNSKELDSGLLSVISFPAFAVDEPNLIQLTRDAITKKLQGHYGCKRFLRDGYKTPKEDPNRLYYEPWELRIFENIECEWPLFFCYLIVDYCFQGNKDAVTEYTKQLEQIMIKAEDGIKLVPELYSVETANVSAEYAEPGSQKRIALGRCPFMWAQSLYILGKLLQEGFLAVGELDPLNRRLCSEKKPDVVVQVVILAEDAEIREKIAQHDIHVQTIAEVAPIEVQPAKVLSHLYTYLGRNKKLGLSGRKSRDVGILSTSKLYSLNDKIFAFTPQNFDAEEYYTTNDAALLANTFTTNLAFLTINWKQMLGRPTITLVATHNHLDQGKIPLAMITTMKKLKSGYINGTRVSLGNLNDFLSTSCITNLSFLGSSEDGRPDKLNPQVQQYLEEHLMRAFPHRTGLLNRPIIRSGKNLRRKMSVKGAIKKTRSIAIEPEILGMAGEDRRPSAVLNTNPFIEVTDTTLTSNPMQSTSMDRIPSPTNELLSWTNSPKLHRHRGINETQYADTEVEELLTMLRETESLEEQGDILQYLVDSQGLYFNTGMVEEGHPVLIKDLLKDLYEKACQQKMWGIVRHTAGMLGKRVEDLAKAVTDLLVRQKQVTVGMPPTNEHTIVAPLPENELRTLIHQAYGDDESTAMLTQELLVYLAMFIRTEPQLFHEMLRLRVGLIIQVMATELSRTLICTGEEASEHLLNLSPFEMKNLLHHIMSGKEFVISSVGRGNFSVISCKSSKVSKKSQIGGFLSPDQTDGNEAEPDRQGQWLRRRRLDGALNRVPRDFYPRVWQVLERCQGLAIEGRILPQNLTQEMTPGELKFALAVETVLNTIPQPEYRQLIVEALMVLTLITEYNVVTSLGGLIAVEQLVHKANAIFLDDQMKIDGDATLCCAKPKEQRETTAMGNLLCGGAAYVCQHFYDSAPSGSFGTMTYITRAIATLLNCLPKDSDLECSIS, from the exons atgcgtAGTCGTAGTAATTCTGGTGTTCGTTTGGATTATTATCAACGAATTGtacacaaaattattatgaaacatCAGAATGCAGTTACAGGACTTTTTCCTGCTAGTCCTGAAAATAATCATGCATGGGTTCGTGATAACGTATACTGTATTCTCGCTGTTTGGGGTCTTTCAATGGCATATAAAAAGATTGCTGATGCAGATGAAGATAGAGCCAAAACATATGAACTTGAACAAAGTTGTGTAAAATTAATGAGAGGTTTATTAATGGCAATGAtgcaacaaaaagaaaaagttgaacAATTTAAATCCAGTCAAAATCCCTGTGATGCTTTACATGCTAAATATAGCTCTGTTAATGGACAAACTGTTGTGGGTGATACAGAATGGGGTCATCTTCAAATAGATGCtatatctctttatttattaattttagccCAAATGACAGCATCTGGTTTacaaattgttttcaatttgGATGAG gttgcattcattcaaaatttagtattttatatagaatcagCTTATTGTACTCCTGATTATGGAATTTGGGAAAGAGGAGATAAAACAAATCATGGTTTGCCAGAATTAAATGCTAGTAGTATTGGAATGGCAAAAGCTGCAATGGAAGCAATGAATGAATTGGATTTATTTGGTGCAAGAGGTGGACCTACCTCAGTAATTCATGTATTAGCAGATGAAGCACAAAAATGTCAAGCTGTTTTACAATCTATGTTACCACGTGAATCAAATTCAAAGGAATTAGATAGTGGATTATTATCTGTTATAAGTTTTCCAGCATTTGCTGTAGATGAacctaatttaattcaattaacaaGAGATgcaattactaaaaaattacaaGGCCATTATGGATGTAAAAGATTTTTGAGAGATGGATATAAAACGCCAAAAGAAGATCCTAatag aCTTTATTATGAACCATGGGAATTacgtatatttgaaaatatagaatgtgAATGgcctttgtttttttgttatttaattgtgGACTACTGTTTCCAAGGCAATAAAGATGCAGTAACAGAATATACAAAACAATTAGaacaaataatgattaaagcagaagatggaataaaattagtaCCTGAATTATATTCTGTGGAGACTGCAAATGTATCAGCTGAATATGCTGAACCAGGTAGTCAGAAACGTATTGCATTAGGTAGATGTCCATTTATGTGGGCTCAATCTCTTTACATAttaggaaaattattacaagaa gGATTTCTTGCTGTGGGAGAATTGGATCCATTAAACAGACGTTTATGTAGTGAAAAGAAACCAGATGTTGTAGTACAAGTTGTTATTTTAGCAGAAGATGCtgaaattagagaaaaaatagCTCAACACGATATTCATGTACAAACAATTGCAGAAGTTGCACCAATTGAAGTGCAGCCAGCAAAAGTTCTTAgtcatttatatacatatctag gtcgaaataaaaagttaGGATTATCTGGGCGTAAATCAAGAGATGTAGGAATTTTGAGTACCAGTAAATTATATTCcttgaatgataaaatatttgcattcaCTCCACAG AACTTTGACGCGGAGGAGTACTACACGACAAATGATGCAGCCCTCCTTGCCAACACTTTTACAACCAACTTGGCCTTCCTCACCATCAACTGGAAGCAAATGCTCGGCAGGCCAACTATAACACTTGTTGCTACTCATAATCATCTAG ATCAAGGAAAGATACCATTAGCAATGATAACtactatgaaaaaattaaaaagtggtTATATTAATGGTACTCGAGTTTCACTAGGAAacttaaatgattttttgagTACATCTTGCATTACAAATCTAAGCTTCTTAGGAAGTTCTGAAGATGGTAGACCCGATAAATTAAATCCTcag GTTCAACAATATTTAGAAGAACATTTGATGCGTGCATTCCCACATCGTACAGGTCTCCTTAATAGACCTATAATTAGaagtggaaaaaatttaagacgCAAAATGTCGGTAAAAGgagctataaaaaaaacaagatcaATTGCTATAGAAc cTGAAATTCTTGGGATGGCAGGAGAAGATAGAAGACCTTCTGCTGTTTTAAATACAAACCCATTTATTGAAGTGACAGATACAACATTAACTTCTAATCCTATGCAATCAACTTCAATGGATCGAATACCTTCTCctacaaatgaattattatcatgGACAAATTCTCCTAAGTTACATAGACATAGAGGTATAAATGAAACTCAATATGCAGATACAGAAGTTGAAGAATTGTTAACTATGCTTCGAGAAACAGAAAGTTTAGAAGAACAAGGAGACATTTTACAATATCTt gTTGATTCTCAAGGTCTATATTTCAATACTGGCATGGTAGAAGAAGGTCATCCAGTTTTGATAAAAGATTTACTAAAAGATTTGTATGAAAAAGCATGTCAACAAAAAATGTGGGGTATTGTACGTCATACAGCTGGTATGTTAGGAAAACGAGTCGAAGATTTAGCCAAAGCAGTTACTGATTTATTAGTTCGTCAGAAACAAGTTACGGTTGGAATGCCACCAACTAACGAACATACTATTGTTGCTCCATTGCCAGAAAATGAATTGCGAACTTTAATTCATCAAGCATATGGAGATGATGAATCTACTGCTATGTTGACACAGGAATTACTTGTATATTTAGCGATGTTCATTAGAACTGAACCACAATTGTTTCATGAAATGCTTAGACTTAGAGTAGGTTTAATCATTCAAGTAATGGCTACTGAATTATCAAGAACTTTAATATGTACTGGAGAAGAAGCATCTGAACATTTGCTAAATTTATCGccttttgaaatgaaaaatcttttacatCATATTATGAGTGGAAAAGAATTTGTTATTAGTAGTG ttGGTCGAGGAAATTTTTCTGTTATCAGTTGCAAATCTAGTAAAGTCAGTaag AAATCACAAATTGGAGGTTTCTTAAGTCCTGATCAAACTGATGGTAACGAAGCAGAACCAGATCGACAAGGTCAATGGTTACGACGAAGAAGATTAGATGGTGCATTAAACAGAGTACCAAGAGATTTTTATCCTCGAGTGTGGCAAGTACTCGAACGA tgCCAAGGTTTAGCAATTGAAGGTAGAATTCTACCTCAAAATCTTACACAGGAAATGACACCaggagaattaaaatttgcattagcAGTAGAAACTGTATTAAATACTATACCACAACCAGAATATCGTCAACTAATAGTTGAAGCTTTAATGGTATTGACTTTAATAACTGAATATAATGTAGTAACTTCCCTAGGTGGACTTATTGCTGTTGAACAATTAGTTCATAAGGCTAATGctatttttttagatgatcag atgaaGATCGATGGTGATGCTACTTTATGTTGTGCCAAACCAAAAGAACAACGTGAAACAACTGCAATGGGAAATCTACTTTGCGGTGGAGCAGCATATGTTTGTCAACATTTTTATGATAGTGCTCCAAGTGGTAGTTTTGGAACAATGACATATATTACAAGAGCAATAGctacattattaaattgtttaccaAAAGATAGTGATTTAGAATGttcaatatcataa
- the LOC107992768 gene encoding probable phosphorylase b kinase regulatory subunit alpha isoform X4, which produces MRSRSNSGVRLDYYQRIVHKIIMKHQNAVTGLFPASPENNHAWVRDNVYCILAVWGLSMAYKKIADADEDRAKTYELEQSCVKLMRGLLMAMMQQKEKVEQFKSSQNPCDALHAKYSSVNGQTVVGDTEWGHLQIDAISLYLLILAQMTASGLQIVFNLDEVAFIQNLVFYIESAYCTPDYGIWERGDKTNHGLPELNASSIGMAKAAMEAMNELDLFGARGGPTSVIHVLADEAQKCQAVLQSMLPRESNSKELDSGLLSVISFPAFAVDEPNLIQLTRDAITKKLQGHYGCKRFLRDGYKTPKEDPNRLYYEPWELRIFENIECEWPLFFCYLIVDYCFQGNKDAVTEYTKQLEQIMIKAEDGIKLVPELYSVETANVSAEYAEPGSQKRIALGRCPFMWAQSLYILGKLLQEGFLAVGELDPLNRRLCSEKKPDVVVQVVILAEDAEIREKIAQHDIHVQTIAEVAPIEVQPAKVLSHLYTYLGRNKKLGLSGRKSRDVGILSTSKLYSLNDKIFAFTPQNFDAEEYYTTNDAALLANTFTTNLAFLTINWKQMLGRPTITLVATHNHLDQGKIPLAMITTMKKLKSGYINGTRVSLGNLNDFLSTSCITNLSFLGSSEDGRPDKLNPQVQQYLEEHLMRAFPHRTGLLNRPIIRSGKNLRRKMSVKGAIKKTRSIAIELTDTTLTSNPMQSTSMDRIPSPTNELLSWTNSPKLHRHRGINETQYADTEVEELLTMLRETESLEEQGDILQYLVDSQGLYFNTGMVEEGHPVLIKDLLKDLYEKACQQKMWGIVRHTAGMLGKRVEDLAKAVTDLLVRQKQVTVGMPPTNEHTIVAPLPENELRTLIHQAYGDDESTAMLTQELLVYLAMFIRTEPQLFHEMLRLRVGLIIQVMATELSRTLICTGEEASEHLLNLSPFEMKNLLHHIMSGKEFVISSVGRGNFSVISCKSSKVSKKSQIGGFLSPDQTDGNEAEPDRQGQWLRRRRLDGALNRVPRDFYPRVWQVLERCQGLAIEGRILPQNLTQEMTPGELKFALAVETVLNTIPQPEYRQLIVEALMVLTLITEYNVVTSLGGLIAVEQLVHKANAIFLDDQMKIDGDATLCCAKPKEQRETTAMGNLLCGGAAYVCQHFYDSAPSGSFGTMTYITRAIATLLNCLPKDSDLECSIS; this is translated from the exons atgcgtAGTCGTAGTAATTCTGGTGTTCGTTTGGATTATTATCAACGAATTGtacacaaaattattatgaaacatCAGAATGCAGTTACAGGACTTTTTCCTGCTAGTCCTGAAAATAATCATGCATGGGTTCGTGATAACGTATACTGTATTCTCGCTGTTTGGGGTCTTTCAATGGCATATAAAAAGATTGCTGATGCAGATGAAGATAGAGCCAAAACATATGAACTTGAACAAAGTTGTGTAAAATTAATGAGAGGTTTATTAATGGCAATGAtgcaacaaaaagaaaaagttgaacAATTTAAATCCAGTCAAAATCCCTGTGATGCTTTACATGCTAAATATAGCTCTGTTAATGGACAAACTGTTGTGGGTGATACAGAATGGGGTCATCTTCAAATAGATGCtatatctctttatttattaattttagccCAAATGACAGCATCTGGTTTacaaattgttttcaatttgGATGAG gttgcattcattcaaaatttagtattttatatagaatcagCTTATTGTACTCCTGATTATGGAATTTGGGAAAGAGGAGATAAAACAAATCATGGTTTGCCAGAATTAAATGCTAGTAGTATTGGAATGGCAAAAGCTGCAATGGAAGCAATGAATGAATTGGATTTATTTGGTGCAAGAGGTGGACCTACCTCAGTAATTCATGTATTAGCAGATGAAGCACAAAAATGTCAAGCTGTTTTACAATCTATGTTACCACGTGAATCAAATTCAAAGGAATTAGATAGTGGATTATTATCTGTTATAAGTTTTCCAGCATTTGCTGTAGATGAacctaatttaattcaattaacaaGAGATgcaattactaaaaaattacaaGGCCATTATGGATGTAAAAGATTTTTGAGAGATGGATATAAAACGCCAAAAGAAGATCCTAatag aCTTTATTATGAACCATGGGAATTacgtatatttgaaaatatagaatgtgAATGgcctttgtttttttgttatttaattgtgGACTACTGTTTCCAAGGCAATAAAGATGCAGTAACAGAATATACAAAACAATTAGaacaaataatgattaaagcagaagatggaataaaattagtaCCTGAATTATATTCTGTGGAGACTGCAAATGTATCAGCTGAATATGCTGAACCAGGTAGTCAGAAACGTATTGCATTAGGTAGATGTCCATTTATGTGGGCTCAATCTCTTTACATAttaggaaaattattacaagaa gGATTTCTTGCTGTGGGAGAATTGGATCCATTAAACAGACGTTTATGTAGTGAAAAGAAACCAGATGTTGTAGTACAAGTTGTTATTTTAGCAGAAGATGCtgaaattagagaaaaaatagCTCAACACGATATTCATGTACAAACAATTGCAGAAGTTGCACCAATTGAAGTGCAGCCAGCAAAAGTTCTTAgtcatttatatacatatctag gtcgaaataaaaagttaGGATTATCTGGGCGTAAATCAAGAGATGTAGGAATTTTGAGTACCAGTAAATTATATTCcttgaatgataaaatatttgcattcaCTCCACAG AACTTTGACGCGGAGGAGTACTACACGACAAATGATGCAGCCCTCCTTGCCAACACTTTTACAACCAACTTGGCCTTCCTCACCATCAACTGGAAGCAAATGCTCGGCAGGCCAACTATAACACTTGTTGCTACTCATAATCATCTAG ATCAAGGAAAGATACCATTAGCAATGATAACtactatgaaaaaattaaaaagtggtTATATTAATGGTACTCGAGTTTCACTAGGAAacttaaatgattttttgagTACATCTTGCATTACAAATCTAAGCTTCTTAGGAAGTTCTGAAGATGGTAGACCCGATAAATTAAATCCTcag GTTCAACAATATTTAGAAGAACATTTGATGCGTGCATTCCCACATCGTACAGGTCTCCTTAATAGACCTATAATTAGaagtggaaaaaatttaagacgCAAAATGTCGGTAAAAGgagctataaaaaaaacaagatcaATTGCTATAGAAc TGACAGATACAACATTAACTTCTAATCCTATGCAATCAACTTCAATGGATCGAATACCTTCTCctacaaatgaattattatcatgGACAAATTCTCCTAAGTTACATAGACATAGAGGTATAAATGAAACTCAATATGCAGATACAGAAGTTGAAGAATTGTTAACTATGCTTCGAGAAACAGAAAGTTTAGAAGAACAAGGAGACATTTTACAATATCTt gTTGATTCTCAAGGTCTATATTTCAATACTGGCATGGTAGAAGAAGGTCATCCAGTTTTGATAAAAGATTTACTAAAAGATTTGTATGAAAAAGCATGTCAACAAAAAATGTGGGGTATTGTACGTCATACAGCTGGTATGTTAGGAAAACGAGTCGAAGATTTAGCCAAAGCAGTTACTGATTTATTAGTTCGTCAGAAACAAGTTACGGTTGGAATGCCACCAACTAACGAACATACTATTGTTGCTCCATTGCCAGAAAATGAATTGCGAACTTTAATTCATCAAGCATATGGAGATGATGAATCTACTGCTATGTTGACACAGGAATTACTTGTATATTTAGCGATGTTCATTAGAACTGAACCACAATTGTTTCATGAAATGCTTAGACTTAGAGTAGGTTTAATCATTCAAGTAATGGCTACTGAATTATCAAGAACTTTAATATGTACTGGAGAAGAAGCATCTGAACATTTGCTAAATTTATCGccttttgaaatgaaaaatcttttacatCATATTATGAGTGGAAAAGAATTTGTTATTAGTAGTG ttGGTCGAGGAAATTTTTCTGTTATCAGTTGCAAATCTAGTAAAGTCAGTaag AAATCACAAATTGGAGGTTTCTTAAGTCCTGATCAAACTGATGGTAACGAAGCAGAACCAGATCGACAAGGTCAATGGTTACGACGAAGAAGATTAGATGGTGCATTAAACAGAGTACCAAGAGATTTTTATCCTCGAGTGTGGCAAGTACTCGAACGA tgCCAAGGTTTAGCAATTGAAGGTAGAATTCTACCTCAAAATCTTACACAGGAAATGACACCaggagaattaaaatttgcattagcAGTAGAAACTGTATTAAATACTATACCACAACCAGAATATCGTCAACTAATAGTTGAAGCTTTAATGGTATTGACTTTAATAACTGAATATAATGTAGTAACTTCCCTAGGTGGACTTATTGCTGTTGAACAATTAGTTCATAAGGCTAATGctatttttttagatgatcag atgaaGATCGATGGTGATGCTACTTTATGTTGTGCCAAACCAAAAGAACAACGTGAAACAACTGCAATGGGAAATCTACTTTGCGGTGGAGCAGCATATGTTTGTCAACATTTTTATGATAGTGCTCCAAGTGGTAGTTTTGGAACAATGACATATATTACAAGAGCAATAGctacattattaaattgtttaccaAAAGATAGTGATTTAGAATGttcaatatcataa
- the LOC107992768 gene encoding probable phosphorylase b kinase regulatory subunit alpha isoform X3, producing MRSRSNSGVRLDYYQRIVHKIIMKHQNAVTGLFPASPENNHAWVRDNVYCILAVWGLSMAYKKIADADEDRAKTYELEQSCVKLMRGLLMAMMQQKEKVEQFKSSQNPCDALHAKYSSVNGQTVVGDTEWGHLQIDAISLYLLILAQMTASGLQIVFNLDEVAFIQNLVFYIESAYCTPDYGIWERGDKTNHGLPELNASSIGMAKAAMEAMNELDLFGARGGPTSVIHVLADEAQKCQAVLQSMLPRESNSKELDSGLLSVISFPAFAVDEPNLIQLTRDAITKKLQGHYGCKRFLRDGYKTPKEDPNRLYYEPWELRIFENIECEWPLFFCYLIVDYCFQGNKDAVTEYTKQLEQIMIKAEDGIKLVPELYSVETANVSAEYAEPGSQKRIALGRCPFMWAQSLYILGKLLQEGFLAVGELDPLNRRLCSEKKPDVVVQVVILAEDAEIREKIAQHDIHVQTIAEVAPIEVQPAKVLSHLYTYLGRNKKLGLSGRKSRDVGILSTSKLYSLNDKIFAFTPQLTDMTRFYIASDYELMIDIFKGEINFLKSSWQNMLGRPLVVMPLKNIHLDQGKIPLAMITTMKKLKSGYINGTRVSLGNLNDFLSTSCITNLSFLGSSEDGRPDKLNPQVQQYLEEHLMRAFPHRTGLLNRPIIRSGKNLRRKMSVKGAIKKTRSIAIELTDTTLTSNPMQSTSMDRIPSPTNELLSWTNSPKLHRHRGINETQYADTEVEELLTMLRETESLEEQGDILQYLVDSQGLYFNTGMVEEGHPVLIKDLLKDLYEKACQQKMWGIVRHTAGMLGKRVEDLAKAVTDLLVRQKQVTVGMPPTNEHTIVAPLPENELRTLIHQAYGDDESTAMLTQELLVYLAMFIRTEPQLFHEMLRLRVGLIIQVMATELSRTLICTGEEASEHLLNLSPFEMKNLLHHIMSGKEFVISSVGRGNFSVISCKSSKVSKKSQIGGFLSPDQTDGNEAEPDRQGQWLRRRRLDGALNRVPRDFYPRVWQVLERCQGLAIEGRILPQNLTQEMTPGELKFALAVETVLNTIPQPEYRQLIVEALMVLTLITEYNVVTSLGGLIAVEQLVHKANAIFLDDQMKIDGDATLCCAKPKEQRETTAMGNLLCGGAAYVCQHFYDSAPSGSFGTMTYITRAIATLLNCLPKDSDLECSIS from the exons atgcgtAGTCGTAGTAATTCTGGTGTTCGTTTGGATTATTATCAACGAATTGtacacaaaattattatgaaacatCAGAATGCAGTTACAGGACTTTTTCCTGCTAGTCCTGAAAATAATCATGCATGGGTTCGTGATAACGTATACTGTATTCTCGCTGTTTGGGGTCTTTCAATGGCATATAAAAAGATTGCTGATGCAGATGAAGATAGAGCCAAAACATATGAACTTGAACAAAGTTGTGTAAAATTAATGAGAGGTTTATTAATGGCAATGAtgcaacaaaaagaaaaagttgaacAATTTAAATCCAGTCAAAATCCCTGTGATGCTTTACATGCTAAATATAGCTCTGTTAATGGACAAACTGTTGTGGGTGATACAGAATGGGGTCATCTTCAAATAGATGCtatatctctttatttattaattttagccCAAATGACAGCATCTGGTTTacaaattgttttcaatttgGATGAG gttgcattcattcaaaatttagtattttatatagaatcagCTTATTGTACTCCTGATTATGGAATTTGGGAAAGAGGAGATAAAACAAATCATGGTTTGCCAGAATTAAATGCTAGTAGTATTGGAATGGCAAAAGCTGCAATGGAAGCAATGAATGAATTGGATTTATTTGGTGCAAGAGGTGGACCTACCTCAGTAATTCATGTATTAGCAGATGAAGCACAAAAATGTCAAGCTGTTTTACAATCTATGTTACCACGTGAATCAAATTCAAAGGAATTAGATAGTGGATTATTATCTGTTATAAGTTTTCCAGCATTTGCTGTAGATGAacctaatttaattcaattaacaaGAGATgcaattactaaaaaattacaaGGCCATTATGGATGTAAAAGATTTTTGAGAGATGGATATAAAACGCCAAAAGAAGATCCTAatag aCTTTATTATGAACCATGGGAATTacgtatatttgaaaatatagaatgtgAATGgcctttgtttttttgttatttaattgtgGACTACTGTTTCCAAGGCAATAAAGATGCAGTAACAGAATATACAAAACAATTAGaacaaataatgattaaagcagaagatggaataaaattagtaCCTGAATTATATTCTGTGGAGACTGCAAATGTATCAGCTGAATATGCTGAACCAGGTAGTCAGAAACGTATTGCATTAGGTAGATGTCCATTTATGTGGGCTCAATCTCTTTACATAttaggaaaattattacaagaa gGATTTCTTGCTGTGGGAGAATTGGATCCATTAAACAGACGTTTATGTAGTGAAAAGAAACCAGATGTTGTAGTACAAGTTGTTATTTTAGCAGAAGATGCtgaaattagagaaaaaatagCTCAACACGATATTCATGTACAAACAATTGCAGAAGTTGCACCAATTGAAGTGCAGCCAGCAAAAGTTCTTAgtcatttatatacatatctag gtcgaaataaaaagttaGGATTATCTGGGCGTAAATCAAGAGATGTAGGAATTTTGAGTACCAGTAAATTATATTCcttgaatgataaaatatttgcattcaCTCCACAG TTGACAGACATGACCCGCTTCTACATCGCATCGGACTATGAGCTCATGATTGACATATTCAAAggcgaaattaatttcttgaagTCTAGCTGGCAGAACATGTTAGGCCGGCCTCTTGTGGTCATGCCCCTCAAGAACATTCATCTAG ATCAAGGAAAGATACCATTAGCAATGATAACtactatgaaaaaattaaaaagtggtTATATTAATGGTACTCGAGTTTCACTAGGAAacttaaatgattttttgagTACATCTTGCATTACAAATCTAAGCTTCTTAGGAAGTTCTGAAGATGGTAGACCCGATAAATTAAATCCTcag GTTCAACAATATTTAGAAGAACATTTGATGCGTGCATTCCCACATCGTACAGGTCTCCTTAATAGACCTATAATTAGaagtggaaaaaatttaagacgCAAAATGTCGGTAAAAGgagctataaaaaaaacaagatcaATTGCTATAGAAc TGACAGATACAACATTAACTTCTAATCCTATGCAATCAACTTCAATGGATCGAATACCTTCTCctacaaatgaattattatcatgGACAAATTCTCCTAAGTTACATAGACATAGAGGTATAAATGAAACTCAATATGCAGATACAGAAGTTGAAGAATTGTTAACTATGCTTCGAGAAACAGAAAGTTTAGAAGAACAAGGAGACATTTTACAATATCTt gTTGATTCTCAAGGTCTATATTTCAATACTGGCATGGTAGAAGAAGGTCATCCAGTTTTGATAAAAGATTTACTAAAAGATTTGTATGAAAAAGCATGTCAACAAAAAATGTGGGGTATTGTACGTCATACAGCTGGTATGTTAGGAAAACGAGTCGAAGATTTAGCCAAAGCAGTTACTGATTTATTAGTTCGTCAGAAACAAGTTACGGTTGGAATGCCACCAACTAACGAACATACTATTGTTGCTCCATTGCCAGAAAATGAATTGCGAACTTTAATTCATCAAGCATATGGAGATGATGAATCTACTGCTATGTTGACACAGGAATTACTTGTATATTTAGCGATGTTCATTAGAACTGAACCACAATTGTTTCATGAAATGCTTAGACTTAGAGTAGGTTTAATCATTCAAGTAATGGCTACTGAATTATCAAGAACTTTAATATGTACTGGAGAAGAAGCATCTGAACATTTGCTAAATTTATCGccttttgaaatgaaaaatcttttacatCATATTATGAGTGGAAAAGAATTTGTTATTAGTAGTG ttGGTCGAGGAAATTTTTCTGTTATCAGTTGCAAATCTAGTAAAGTCAGTaag AAATCACAAATTGGAGGTTTCTTAAGTCCTGATCAAACTGATGGTAACGAAGCAGAACCAGATCGACAAGGTCAATGGTTACGACGAAGAAGATTAGATGGTGCATTAAACAGAGTACCAAGAGATTTTTATCCTCGAGTGTGGCAAGTACTCGAACGA tgCCAAGGTTTAGCAATTGAAGGTAGAATTCTACCTCAAAATCTTACACAGGAAATGACACCaggagaattaaaatttgcattagcAGTAGAAACTGTATTAAATACTATACCACAACCAGAATATCGTCAACTAATAGTTGAAGCTTTAATGGTATTGACTTTAATAACTGAATATAATGTAGTAACTTCCCTAGGTGGACTTATTGCTGTTGAACAATTAGTTCATAAGGCTAATGctatttttttagatgatcag atgaaGATCGATGGTGATGCTACTTTATGTTGTGCCAAACCAAAAGAACAACGTGAAACAACTGCAATGGGAAATCTACTTTGCGGTGGAGCAGCATATGTTTGTCAACATTTTTATGATAGTGCTCCAAGTGGTAGTTTTGGAACAATGACATATATTACAAGAGCAATAGctacattattaaattgtttaccaAAAGATAGTGATTTAGAATGttcaatatcataa